A part of Candidatus Saccharibacteria bacterium genomic DNA contains:
- a CDS encoding bifunctional (p)ppGpp synthetase/guanosine-3',5'-bis(diphosphate) 3'-pyrophosphohydrolase, with protein MPKHEDLKNLPNIERRLHPEVWRALQIAATAHEGIQRKDGRGPYVVHLYETLTLVEMGTDDLATRIAAPLHDGQEDVPDKLGLDIVASEFGPEVAGLVAGVTKRPKNAGAITPDEKRAEWYARNLDYARILEHVADERSSIIAVADKISNLRDMIRNTYTKGESFWRKFNATPEDQLWWYKLVYGVAQKRIPDNPLNTIFAASIIEFEFAIDLYRSKR; from the coding sequence ATGCCAAAACATGAAGACCTAAAAAACCTACCAAATATTGAGCGTCGTTTGCACCCCGAGGTATGGCGTGCGCTGCAGATAGCAGCCACCGCCCACGAGGGCATCCAGCGCAAAGATGGTCGCGGTCCATACGTAGTGCATTTGTACGAAACACTTACGCTAGTAGAAATGGGTACTGATGACCTAGCAACACGTATCGCCGCACCGCTTCATGACGGACAGGAAGATGTACCCGATAAGCTAGGGCTTGATATTGTTGCGAGTGAGTTCGGGCCCGAAGTAGCAGGGCTCGTGGCGGGCGTGACAAAACGGCCAAAAAATGCGGGTGCCATCACACCCGACGAAAAGCGAGCAGAATGGTATGCTCGCAACCTGGACTACGCGCGCATATTGGAGCATGTGGCCGACGAACGATCATCGATCATCGCTGTAGCCGATAAAATTAGCAATCTGCGTGACATGATTCGCAACACCTATACCAAAGGCGAGAGTTTCTGGCGGAAGTTTAACGCTACACCCGAAGACCAGCTGTGGTGGTATAAGCTTGTGTATGGCGTGGCGCAAAAGCGCATACCAGACAACCCGCTTAACACAATTTTTGCAGCGTCTATCATAGAATTTGAATTTGCAATCGACCTATATCGCAGTAAGCGGTAG
- a CDS encoding UDP-N-acetylmuramoyl-tripeptide--D-alanyl-D-alanine ligase: MLKNYVLKKLQKYVAKYFAKHPEVKLIVVAGSVGKTSTKRAIADLLSKRYRIRMHEGNHNTDMSAPLAILGINYPANPKSPFAWAKVFRAARRRIHQPTDVDVIVQELGTDHPGEIAAFGRYLKPDLACITAVAPEHMEFFGTIEAVAQEEMAVAAYAKYVLINRDDVEGRFADFETNPNFSTYGTSGAAEYRFEQQEFSTDSGYTGNILAVDHEPFAATIKVVGEHSLRSVIGAVAVGMIMGLTQQDIIDGLSLIRPVPGRMNLLRGIGGTTIIDDTYNSSPAAAAAALQTLYSFTDAGQRIAVLGDMRELGATSQSAHEALGNICDPSLLSWLVLVGPECEKYLAPVARARGCQVQVARHAIEAGEFVRSVAEEGAVILVKGSQNTIYLEEAVKVLCDMTEDAELVRQSAEWQQTKSTYFNSFS; this comes from the coding sequence ATGCTGAAAAACTATGTGCTGAAGAAATTGCAAAAATATGTAGCTAAGTATTTTGCAAAACATCCCGAAGTCAAGCTGATTGTTGTTGCGGGGAGTGTGGGTAAAACCAGCACCAAGCGCGCCATTGCCGACCTACTATCCAAACGCTATCGTATACGCATGCATGAAGGTAATCACAATACCGACATGTCGGCACCGCTGGCGATTCTCGGCATTAACTACCCAGCTAATCCTAAAAGTCCGTTTGCGTGGGCAAAAGTATTTCGTGCTGCGCGCCGGCGGATCCATCAGCCAACTGATGTCGATGTGATTGTACAAGAACTGGGCACTGATCACCCAGGTGAGATCGCTGCGTTTGGCAGGTATCTCAAGCCCGACCTTGCCTGTATTACAGCAGTCGCGCCAGAACACATGGAGTTTTTTGGCACCATCGAGGCTGTAGCTCAAGAAGAAATGGCGGTCGCAGCATATGCCAAATACGTGCTCATTAACCGTGATGACGTTGAGGGGAGATTTGCTGATTTTGAAACAAATCCAAACTTTAGTACCTACGGCACTAGTGGTGCAGCCGAGTATCGGTTTGAGCAGCAAGAATTTAGTACCGACAGTGGCTACACGGGCAACATTCTCGCTGTTGACCATGAACCGTTTGCAGCAACTATTAAAGTAGTGGGTGAACACAGCCTGCGGTCGGTCATCGGTGCGGTAGCAGTCGGGATGATAATGGGGCTCACTCAGCAAGATATTATTGACGGACTTAGCCTTATACGGCCCGTGCCTGGACGCATGAACCTACTGCGTGGTATTGGTGGTACAACAATTATTGATGATACCTACAATTCTAGCCCGGCTGCAGCTGCTGCTGCACTACAAACGCTCTATTCGTTTACCGATGCTGGCCAGCGCATCGCGGTACTCGGCGACATGCGTGAGCTGGGCGCTACTAGTCAGTCAGCCCACGAAGCGCTAGGGAATATATGCGATCCAAGCCTGTTGTCGTGGCTTGTGCTGGTGGGGCCTGAATGCGAGAAGTACCTTGCGCCTGTGGCGAGGGCGCGTGGTTGCCAGGTGCAGGTGGCCCGACATGCCATAGAGGCCGGAGAGTTTGTTCGCTCGGTCGCCGAAGAAGGAGCTGTGATTTTGGTCAAGGGATCACAAAATACCATTTATTTGGAAGAAGCTGTGAAAGTGCTGTGCGATATGACCGAAGATGCCGAACTCGTTCGTCAGTCCGCCGAATGGCAACAAACGAAATCAACGTACTTCAATAGCTTCTCGTAG
- a CDS encoding leucine--tRNA ligase: MIVDRTKTSTIRLEPKNLRVGDKAEFLTRYNSDRVSHLGTALITQVRTMKLGAIPNDLAGHEQMDSDEQKLARYQGYYDESVTLDTAFTIYDFEYIPDTITVFTTRPDTIFGATFLVLAPEHPLVPGLVNDNTRAAVESYTAEAIKRSEIDRAAEGKEKTGVFTGSYAVNPATGEKIPIWVADYVLWGYGTGAIMAVPAHDERDFAFAEKFDLSIIEVVTKPEDEAEQCYHGEGVLLNSGQFDGMSSSEAREQIVAWLEQQGTGKAKVTYKMRDWLISRQRYWGAPIPIIHCKQHGAVAVPEHNLPVLLPDIDDFAPRGDGNTALGSVEDWVNTTCPTCGKPAKRETDTMDGYACSSWYLLRYTDAHNTEQAWDPAKANYWVPLDMYVGGDHAVAHLLYVRFWTHVFYDMKLLNTKEPVKQLVYHGLIQAEDGRKMSKSLGNVVDPLDVIDQGYGADALRTYELFLGPINENSNWSSRGITGSYRFLNRVWTLVQEYQEAEKASKGDSRQLTGLTHALIKKVTDDYHRLSFNTAIAAMMEYVNELYKLKVDGFSGQWQFALESLIILLQPLAPHMTAELWQQLGRDDALDFANWPVWDDSQIVSDTMTIIVQVNGKLRAKLDVPVGVADDDIKALALADENVKRFVTDQPKKVIYIPGRLVSIVV, from the coding sequence ATGATTGTTGACCGTACAAAAACCTCTACAATTCGACTGGAGCCAAAAAACTTACGTGTTGGCGACAAAGCCGAGTTCTTAACACGCTACAATAGCGACCGGGTGAGTCATTTAGGTACAGCACTCATTACGCAGGTGCGTACTATGAAGCTTGGTGCTATTCCCAATGACCTAGCGGGCCACGAACAGATGGATAGCGACGAACAAAAACTGGCTCGCTACCAAGGCTACTACGATGAAAGTGTGACGCTCGACACTGCATTTACCATTTATGATTTTGAGTATATTCCCGATACAATTACTGTCTTTACCACTCGCCCCGACACCATTTTTGGTGCGACGTTTCTTGTACTTGCTCCCGAGCATCCGCTTGTGCCAGGTCTCGTAAACGACAATACGCGTGCTGCAGTCGAAAGCTACACCGCTGAAGCCATTAAGCGCAGCGAAATTGACCGAGCCGCCGAAGGCAAAGAAAAAACTGGCGTCTTTACCGGGAGTTATGCGGTCAACCCTGCCACGGGCGAAAAAATCCCCATATGGGTGGCCGACTATGTGCTGTGGGGCTATGGCACTGGCGCGATTATGGCAGTGCCGGCACACGATGAGCGCGACTTTGCATTCGCCGAGAAGTTTGATTTGTCAATTATCGAAGTTGTCACAAAGCCTGAAGACGAGGCAGAGCAGTGTTATCACGGAGAGGGTGTACTGCTCAATTCGGGGCAATTCGACGGTATGTCGAGTAGTGAGGCTCGTGAGCAAATTGTGGCATGGCTTGAACAACAGGGAACGGGTAAAGCAAAAGTCACCTACAAAATGCGCGATTGGCTGATTAGTCGCCAGCGCTACTGGGGAGCGCCGATCCCGATCATTCACTGTAAGCAGCATGGCGCAGTTGCCGTGCCCGAACACAATTTACCGGTACTGCTACCCGATATCGATGATTTTGCACCACGTGGTGATGGCAATACGGCGCTTGGTAGTGTGGAAGACTGGGTGAATACCACATGCCCCACATGCGGCAAACCTGCTAAGCGTGAAACTGATACCATGGATGGCTATGCCTGTAGTAGCTGGTATTTGCTCCGCTACACCGACGCGCACAACACTGAGCAGGCATGGGATCCAGCCAAGGCTAATTACTGGGTGCCGCTCGACATGTATGTTGGTGGTGATCATGCGGTGGCGCACCTGCTGTATGTGCGCTTTTGGACGCACGTGTTCTACGATATGAAGCTACTGAATACCAAAGAACCTGTCAAGCAGCTGGTGTACCATGGGCTTATACAGGCCGAAGATGGCCGCAAAATGAGCAAAAGCCTGGGCAATGTGGTTGACCCACTCGATGTGATCGACCAGGGCTATGGTGCCGATGCACTGCGCACCTACGAGCTATTCCTGGGGCCAATCAACGAAAACAGCAACTGGAGCTCGCGCGGTATTACCGGTAGCTACCGGTTCTTAAACCGGGTATGGACACTGGTGCAAGAATACCAGGAGGCTGAAAAAGCCAGCAAGGGTGATTCCCGCCAGCTGACAGGCCTTACGCACGCACTGATCAAAAAGGTCACTGACGATTATCATCGGCTCAGTTTCAATACTGCCATTGCTGCTATGATGGAATACGTCAATGAACTCTACAAGCTAAAAGTAGATGGCTTTAGTGGGCAGTGGCAGTTTGCACTGGAGTCGCTGATCATACTATTGCAGCCGCTTGCCCCCCATATGACTGCCGAGCTTTGGCAGCAGCTTGGTCGCGACGATGCGCTTGATTTTGCCAATTGGCCGGTGTGGGATGACAGCCAGATTGTGAGCGACACTATGACGATTATTGTGCAGGTAAATGGCAAGCTTCGTGCCAAGCTCGATGTGCCAGTAGGCGTGGCAGATGATGACATAAAAGCACTCGCCCTTGCGGACGAGAATGTGAAGCGGTTTGTGACAGACCAGCCGAAGAAGGTGATATATATCCCTGGCAGGCTTGTTAGTATCGTCGTCTAA
- the nusB gene encoding transcription antitermination factor NusB, with protein sequence MASNRHLGRIVALQTLYEYEFRTQANDTTVDLQEILTRNLERYESAIDDTDFVKDLVEGTIAAQTDLDGKIQPIAPEWPVEQIARIDRAVLRLGMYELLYKGAVVPPKVAINEAVELAKAFGSDNSSKFINGVLGTAFRTLVEEKPDNASAEA encoded by the coding sequence ATGGCTAGTAACCGTCACCTAGGACGAATCGTCGCACTGCAAACTCTTTATGAGTATGAATTTCGTACTCAAGCGAATGACACGACTGTCGATTTGCAGGAAATACTGACGCGCAACCTCGAACGCTATGAATCGGCGATTGACGATACGGATTTCGTTAAGGATTTAGTAGAAGGCACTATAGCCGCGCAGACTGATCTAGACGGGAAGATCCAACCAATTGCACCTGAATGGCCGGTTGAGCAGATAGCACGGATTGACCGCGCAGTCTTGCGACTAGGTATGTACGAACTACTTTATAAAGGAGCTGTCGTGCCGCCAAAAGTCGCGATTAACGAAGCGGTTGAACTCGCCAAAGCATTTGGTTCTGATAACTCAAGCAAGTTTATAAACGGGGTGCTCGGCACCGCGTTTAGGACACTTGTCGAGGAGAAACCAGACAATGCCAGCGCCGAAGCTTGA
- a CDS encoding NUDIX domain-containing protein gives MPAPKLDKFKKYFHKPKASIQEIVREPTAGGVVFRHGKDGIEILLIQDAKDRWTIPKGHIEEGEKAVDAARREIGEEAGLHNIDMLGWLGKIHFRYRRLERLVLMTTQIYLVRVRGDGNEIQKEEWMNGIKWFPFSEALDLIEYEDIGKLMLLAMKRIRQEKL, from the coding sequence ATGCCAGCGCCGAAGCTTGATAAGTTTAAAAAATATTTTCATAAACCAAAAGCCAGTATACAAGAAATCGTCCGGGAGCCTACTGCGGGTGGTGTGGTGTTTCGTCATGGCAAAGATGGCATAGAAATACTACTCATCCAAGACGCCAAAGACAGGTGGACAATTCCAAAGGGCCATATAGAAGAGGGTGAGAAGGCTGTTGACGCGGCGCGCCGTGAGATTGGCGAAGAAGCTGGACTGCACAATATTGATATGCTCGGCTGGCTGGGCAAAATCCATTTTCGCTACCGCCGGCTAGAGCGGCTAGTACTAATGACGACACAGATATACCTGGTGCGGGTACGCGGTGATGGCAATGAAATCCAAAAAGAAGAATGGATGAATGGCATCAAGTGGTTTCCGTTTAGTGAAGCGCTTGATCTGATAGAATACGAAGATATTGGTAAATTGATGCTGCTTGCCATGAAGCGTATAAGGCAGGAAAAGCTATGA
- the rnc gene encoding ribonuclease III produces the protein MTGMPTGPYVDFAKTKLGFEYNDIQLLITALTHRSYVNEHKKSVSEHNERLEFLGDAVLELVVTDYLFQNFSEPEGILTSWRAALVRTESIGEAGQKLGFEPLVRMSKGEKNGSERARLQILANAFEATIGSIYLDQGYDVASAFIHTHILSKLESILDAGTWRDPKSHLQEVSQRIDGATPVYKVISEDGPDHDKVFTLGIYVGGKLMGKGIGPSKQHAQQQAARAALKAYEKRT, from the coding sequence ATGACCGGCATGCCTACAGGCCCCTATGTAGATTTTGCCAAGACTAAGCTCGGGTTTGAGTACAACGATATTCAGCTGCTTATTACCGCCCTGACACACCGCAGCTATGTGAATGAGCATAAGAAGAGTGTCAGTGAGCACAACGAACGACTGGAGTTTTTGGGTGACGCGGTGCTCGAGCTTGTTGTGACCGACTATTTATTCCAGAACTTCAGCGAGCCCGAAGGTATACTCACAAGCTGGCGCGCGGCCTTAGTACGTACCGAGAGCATAGGTGAGGCTGGCCAAAAACTTGGGTTTGAGCCACTGGTGCGTATGAGTAAGGGCGAGAAAAACGGTAGTGAGCGAGCTCGACTTCAGATACTCGCCAACGCGTTTGAGGCGACTATCGGCTCGATTTATCTTGACCAAGGCTACGATGTGGCGAGCGCATTTATTCACACGCACATTTTGAGTAAGCTTGAATCAATCCTCGATGCCGGGACATGGCGTGATCCGAAAAGCCATTTGCAAGAGGTGAGTCAGCGGATTGACGGCGCAACGCCGGTGTATAAAGTTATTTCAGAAGATGGCCCCGACCACGACAAAGTGTTCACGCTTGGCATATATGTAGGGGGTAAATTGATGGGCAAGGGTATAGGGCCAAGCAAGCAGCATGCGCAACAACAAGCGGCCCGTGCAGCCCTAAAAGCATATGAAAAGCGCACCTAA
- the rpsP gene encoding 30S ribosomal protein S16, with product MLAIRLQRLGHKGYPVYRLAVQEAQRHPSSGRVVAYVGSYNPHSKEVKVQTETVQKYLDNGAQPTPRVVKLLRDAGVKLPSWVKEYDATKRKTTRHSDKLRKNQPKEEAPVAEETPAEELQVEETAE from the coding sequence ATGCTCGCAATTCGATTGCAACGTCTCGGCCACAAAGGATACCCAGTGTATCGTCTGGCGGTACAGGAGGCTCAACGCCACCCAAGCAGTGGACGTGTTGTAGCCTATGTCGGTAGTTATAACCCGCATAGCAAGGAAGTAAAAGTTCAAACCGAAACCGTACAAAAGTATCTTGATAATGGTGCGCAGCCAACGCCACGCGTAGTGAAGCTTCTTAGAGATGCTGGCGTGAAATTGCCAAGCTGGGTTAAAGAGTACGATGCTACCAAACGGAAAACAACTCGCCATAGCGATAAGTTACGCAAGAATCAGCCAAAAGAAGAAGCGCCAGTTGCCGAAGAAACACCAGCTGAAGAGTTACAGGTGGAAGAAACGGCAGAATAG
- a CDS encoding KH domain-containing protein gives MSTIDQQFVEYIVKSLVGNPDDVVVDRIVDEKGVLLTLTVNPEDLGRVIGRRGVTAQSLRTLLRALGTKNSARYNLKIVNNDNPEESTVLSSEDKDEPETSVAVDNFTDEDVENDEAKESDFAKKSRAELAELDDLDI, from the coding sequence ATGTCAACTATTGACCAGCAATTCGTAGAATATATCGTAAAATCTCTTGTCGGTAACCCAGACGACGTAGTTGTCGACCGGATTGTCGACGAAAAAGGCGTACTACTAACACTTACCGTGAACCCCGAAGATCTAGGGCGAGTGATTGGTCGTCGGGGTGTGACTGCCCAGAGTTTGCGTACGCTACTCAGGGCACTTGGTACTAAGAACAGTGCGCGCTATAACCTAAAAATAGTCAATAACGATAACCCAGAGGAGTCGACTGTACTGTCAAGTGAAGATAAGGATGAGCCCGAAACGTCGGTAGCTGTGGACAACTTTACAGATGAAGATGTGGAAAACGACGAAGCTAAAGAGTCGGATTTTGCGAAAAAGTCCCGTGCCGAGCTTGCAGAACTCGACGATCTCGATATATAA
- the trmD gene encoding tRNA (guanosine(37)-N1)-methyltransferase TrmD — protein MAKPQKFQVITLFPEMFEGVFGNSMMWKAQKDCLVELTTVNLRDYGLGPRRQVDDTPYGGGDGMLLMIEPLWNAVMHAKQADPSAKVLLMTPRGLRWQQAMAKEYSEQSHGYILICGRYEGYDERILALVDKEISIGDYVLTGGELPAMTIIDSIVRLIPGVLGGAESAAIESFSDGQTLEFPQYTRPEQWNGMRVPDVLLSGHHGEIAKWRMGESKKVKG, from the coding sequence ATGGCAAAACCACAAAAATTCCAAGTGATTACTCTCTTTCCCGAAATGTTTGAGGGAGTGTTTGGTAATAGCATGATGTGGAAAGCCCAAAAAGATTGTCTTGTTGAGCTCACCACAGTGAATTTACGTGACTATGGTCTCGGTCCGCGCCGGCAGGTAGACGATACCCCCTATGGCGGCGGTGATGGCATGTTGCTGATGATTGAACCGCTATGGAACGCGGTGATGCACGCTAAGCAGGCCGATCCGTCGGCGAAGGTACTACTTATGACACCTCGTGGGCTGCGTTGGCAGCAGGCAATGGCCAAAGAGTACAGTGAGCAATCGCACGGCTATATACTAATTTGCGGCCGCTACGAAGGCTACGATGAGCGCATTTTGGCGCTGGTTGACAAAGAAATTAGTATAGGTGACTACGTTCTCACCGGTGGCGAATTACCTGCAATGACGATCATCGACAGTATTGTACGGCTTATTCCCGGCGTACTGGGTGGAGCGGAAAGTGCTGCCATCGAAAGCTTTAGTGATGGTCAGACGCTGGAATTCCCGCAGTATACTCGCCCAGAGCAGTGGAATGGCATGCGCGTGCCAGATGTGCTGCTAAGCGGGCATCATGGCGAAATAGCCAAGTGGCGAATGGGTGAGTCGAAAAAAGTAAAAGGCTAG
- a CDS encoding methyltransferase domain-containing protein, translated as MRRHEHSQHFLRNPYFVARLIDKVGIDSSDTVYDIGAGSGVITTALARKAKQVVAIELEPLALRKLRENTQSCANVSIVEGDILAMPLPSGRYKVFANIPFHISSQIVRRLTENAQPPIECFLIVQKQFAQKLVLDNSHFTGALAMMIAPWFTVSVVRPLRRSDFSPPPNVDTVLMKITRRRTALLPVVYAANYRQFVADCYHDPKLFAKTPRVQQAIATDRNPSQLSIEEWVRLYMGTRHSN; from the coding sequence ATGCGCCGGCACGAGCATTCTCAACATTTTTTGCGTAATCCCTATTTCGTCGCAAGGCTTATCGACAAGGTGGGAATAGACAGCAGTGATACTGTCTATGATATCGGAGCGGGTAGTGGTGTGATCACAACTGCACTTGCTCGAAAAGCAAAACAGGTAGTAGCGATTGAGCTTGAGCCACTAGCACTGAGAAAACTACGGGAAAATACCCAGTCATGTGCCAACGTTTCGATTGTCGAAGGTGACATACTTGCCATGCCATTGCCGAGCGGCCGCTACAAGGTATTTGCGAATATTCCTTTTCACATAAGTTCGCAGATCGTGCGTCGTTTGACTGAGAATGCTCAGCCGCCCATAGAATGTTTTTTGATAGTGCAAAAACAATTCGCGCAAAAGCTTGTGCTCGACAACAGTCATTTTACCGGTGCTTTGGCGATGATGATTGCGCCGTGGTTTACAGTTAGTGTAGTGCGGCCACTGCGCCGCAGCGACTTTTCGCCACCGCCCAATGTTGATACGGTGCTGATGAAGATCACTCGGCGACGGACAGCGCTTTTGCCAGTAGTGTATGCAGCAAATTATCGTCAATTTGTCGCTGACTGCTACCATGATCCGAAGCTTTTTGCTAAAACACCACGTGTACAACAAGCTATAGCAACCGACCGTAATCCATCGCAACTATCGATCGAAGAGTGGGTCCGGCTTTACATGGGCACACGCCACTCAAACTGA
- a CDS encoding VIT1/CCC1 transporter family protein, with the protein MRSIFHSNRKHRIPFGAERFLSIFEGIEGGFAIGAGVIAGLSFVSLDRNVLLTTAIVSIIVNGYNSASVKYSSEHYIDELDGHEKRHAYRRYFVPAFWQFLSYMVISVVSLIPIFLMGNIPHAVLYSCTITVLILIIAGYYRAYLLDMPRWRDALEIALLGLGIIFVGYSAGWIIHVLLGA; encoded by the coding sequence ATGCGCAGTATTTTTCACTCCAATCGTAAACATAGGATTCCATTCGGTGCCGAGCGATTTTTGTCGATATTTGAAGGTATCGAAGGCGGGTTTGCGATAGGTGCTGGTGTTATTGCTGGTTTGTCATTCGTAAGCCTGGACCGCAATGTCCTGCTCACCACCGCAATCGTCAGCATCATTGTTAATGGTTACAACTCGGCATCGGTGAAATACAGCAGTGAACACTATATCGACGAACTTGACGGCCACGAGAAGCGCCACGCCTATAGGCGCTACTTCGTTCCGGCATTTTGGCAGTTTTTGTCGTATATGGTCATAAGTGTTGTGTCACTCATCCCGATTTTTCTCATGGGTAACATCCCACATGCCGTTCTCTATAGTTGTACTATCACGGTCTTGATCCTCATCATCGCTGGCTACTACCGCGCATATTTGCTCGATATGCCCAGGTGGCGCGACGCACTCGAAATTGCGCTCCTCGGCCTTGGCATAATCTTTGTCGGCTATAGTGCTGGATGGATTATCCACGTCCTGCTTGGGGCTTGA
- a CDS encoding succinylglutamate desuccinylase/aspartoacylase family protein — MHGNETLGIELVKLIRDRPVKNVDYALLNERAVAADTRYIERDLNRSFPGDKKSDDYETRRAAEVLAMCNGYDVVLDFHNTMCPDNDCSFVGDTCNKLLYNVASELGYRA; from the coding sequence ATGCATGGTAATGAGACGCTAGGAATTGAGCTAGTAAAACTTATCCGGGATCGACCGGTAAAAAATGTCGACTATGCACTTCTTAATGAGAGGGCAGTTGCGGCTGATACTCGCTATATCGAGCGTGATTTGAATCGTTCATTTCCGGGAGATAAGAAAAGTGATGATTATGAAACGCGCCGTGCCGCTGAAGTTCTTGCCATGTGTAATGGGTACGATGTGGTTCTTGATTTTCACAATACGATGTGTCCGGACAACGACTGCTCATTTGTCGGTGATACATGTAATAAATTGCTGTATAATGTGGCGTCAGAGCTGGGGTACCGCGCGTGA
- the hisS gene encoding histidine--tRNA ligase, with protein MKMNTTTPRIPSGFNEYLPAEQIEFNRLLDIIGSTYEKYGFAPLDTPVLELSEVLLAKGGGETEQQVYRFERGRNDLTMRYDLTVPLARYVAQNQGVLAFPFRRYQIGKVYRAERAQAGRFREFYQCDIDTIGSDSPVVDAEFPAIINEIFERFGFGDFTIRINNRMVLNGFFEGIGLADVSKEVLRIIDKMEKISAQELRDELISLGLNAQQIDQLLAFTSLTGTNDEILASLGAFRVQNDTYSVGVAKLRMLIDTLRLMNVPERRFVIDLRIARGLDYYTGTVYETLLNKYPGVGSVCSGGRYDNLASNYMKTTLPGVGISIGLTRLFYKLMEVGVIQPTKQSLADVVVMPMTLNQLPDALATSAALREAGLAVIDYTEPNDLRKKYKYVDKMGCRYAVLIGEDEIAKGIISLKDMQSGESSPLTLPQLLKVLTAV; from the coding sequence ATGAAAATGAATACTACAACACCCCGAATCCCGAGTGGATTCAATGAGTATCTGCCGGCGGAGCAGATAGAGTTCAATCGCTTACTTGATATCATCGGCTCCACCTATGAGAAGTATGGTTTTGCTCCGCTCGACACACCCGTGCTAGAGCTGAGTGAAGTACTGCTTGCAAAAGGTGGGGGCGAGACCGAGCAGCAAGTATATCGATTTGAGCGTGGCCGCAATGACTTGACGATGCGTTATGATCTCACTGTGCCGCTGGCTCGCTATGTAGCGCAGAATCAGGGCGTATTAGCATTTCCATTTCGGCGCTATCAGATAGGCAAAGTCTATCGTGCTGAGCGTGCGCAGGCAGGTCGCTTTAGGGAATTCTATCAGTGTGATATCGACACCATAGGCAGTGACAGTCCAGTTGTCGATGCCGAATTTCCAGCGATTATCAACGAGATTTTTGAGCGGTTTGGATTTGGTGATTTTACTATACGAATAAATAACCGAATGGTGCTCAATGGGTTTTTTGAAGGCATCGGACTAGCTGATGTTTCAAAAGAAGTCCTCCGGATTATCGACAAGATGGAGAAAATATCTGCCCAAGAGTTGCGCGATGAACTTATAAGTCTAGGTTTGAACGCTCAGCAAATCGACCAACTCCTCGCTTTTACCTCTCTTACGGGGACAAACGATGAGATCTTAGCGAGTCTTGGGGCTTTTCGTGTTCAGAATGACACCTACTCCGTAGGAGTTGCAAAGCTCCGTATGCTCATAGACACATTACGATTGATGAATGTACCTGAGAGGCGATTTGTGATTGACCTGCGGATTGCGCGCGGGCTGGATTATTATACGGGGACTGTCTATGAGACACTACTCAATAAGTACCCGGGTGTTGGTAGTGTCTGTAGTGGCGGTCGATATGACAATCTCGCAAGCAATTATATGAAGACGACTTTGCCGGGAGTAGGTATCTCGATTGGTCTCACGCGATTGTTTTACAAGCTGATGGAAGTCGGTGTCATCCAACCTACAAAACAGTCGCTAGCAGATGTTGTCGTTATGCCAATGACCCTCAACCAGCTACCTGATGCACTTGCTACCTCTGCCGCGCTCCGTGAAGCGGGCTTAGCAGTCATCGATTATACTGAGCCGAATGATCTTAGGAAGAAGTATAAATATGTCGACAAAATGGGATGTCGCTATGCGGTGCTGATTGGTGAAGATGAAATTGCAAAGGGTATTATTTCACTGAAGGATATGCAGAGCGGCGAGTCGAGCCCGCTGACACTTCCACAACTACTCAAGGTGTTGACTGCTGTTTAG